From a region of the Betta splendens chromosome 5, fBetSpl5.4, whole genome shotgun sequence genome:
- the smpd4 gene encoding sphingomyelin phosphodiesterase 4 isoform X5: MAAPTLQQPSYLLANLKADSTTKPLLQRCQDLVKIIDEYPAKELHLIFPWLVESVFGSLDGVIAGWNLRLLQSRSNEYNIVMEFLNPSGPMMKLVYKLQAEDYKYEIPVSYLPGPVKACIQEGVLPDCPLFHNKLQFPLSGLTLSLALNPFEYFMFSLAYCLITPKNSPPGQHGSSADSAYFVLVDTYLKYFLPSEGSVAPSPFDSRGSVSAPSPRSSGVSFAGYGVHSPSLLKHHIFHQPSVNADPSAQEIWRSETLLQMFVEIWLHHYSLEMYQKLQSPQVKEPFTPTEEHVLVVRLLVKHLHAFSNSLKPEQLSASPSAHSHTHPSPLEEFKRVVVQRFVQQKLYLFLQHCFSYWPLDASFRAVLETWLSYIQPWRYTEEKSNPQTDPNRAVPDKWELFVQENLLIYTKLFQVFLNRAIRTDLVNAKNALMVFRVSKVFAQQNLTEMIQKGEQLFLEPEHVLHHRQPRGYLTPSQGGSYLSSRQRVVTDMVFRVKSHVYALEGQDCQYKQMFGTELRGAIMKLIQIIAQARQTAKRISDHSNEVAANNSFLSWFGLGSSDLNNTFFGAETEESGECVKKTHEFLDRALDNLCQIFKLNQGQLTQLISNLCSAQDDGNCKQLPDCVQGENGLILTDLGRRQIINGLRRFDIQYQGDPELQPIRSYENALLVRLFYRISSLLNDRFGDHMSTLCSRPDFLGRLSRHYFTDPASGTKQRQSPASPRTPGSDRRPRLSLRPLASYRTMLLLLLLYVLGALLSLGPVSSTVLILGAGFLYGLFMAVFGHKLKSH, encoded by the exons ATGGCTGCGCCAACGCTGCAACAGCCCAGTTACCTGCTG GCAAACCTTAAAGCTGATTCTACAACCAAACCTCTCCTCCAGCGATGCCAAGACCTGGTAAAGATCATTGATGAATATCCAGCAAAG GAGTTGCACTTGATTTTCCCCTGGCTGGTGGAGAGCGTGTTTGGGAGTCTGGATGGCGTCATTGCTGGCTGGAACCTGCGACTCCTGCAATCACGGAGCAACGAGTACAACATTGTGATGGAGTTTCTGAACCCCAG TGGGCCGATGATGAAGCTTGTGTATAAACTACAAGCAGAAGACTACAAATATGAAATACCTGTCAGCTATCTGCCA GGTCCGGTGAAAGCGTGCATCCAGGAGGGGGTTCTGCCAGACTGCCCACTGTTCCACAACAAGCTGCAGTTTCCCCTGTCTGGTCTGACTCTGAGCCTCGCCCTCA ACCCATTTGAATACTTCATGTTCAGTCTTGCCTACTGTCTCATCACGCCAAAG AACTCACCCCCAGGCCAACATGGGAGCTCCGCAGACAGCGCCTACTTTGTGCTGGTGGACACCTACCTGAAGTACTTCCTCCCCTCTGAAGGAAGCGTGGCCCCTTCGCCTTTCGACTCGAGAGGCTCCGTCTCTGCACCGTCACCCAG ATCATCTGGTGTTTCTTTTGCTGGTTATGGCGTTCACAGCCCCAGTCTCCTGAAACACCACATTTTCCATCAGCCCTCGGTTAACGCAGACCCCTCAGCCCAGGAAATCTGGAGGTCTGAAACTTTATTACAG ATGTTTGTGGAGATCTGGCTGCATCACTACTCCTTGGAGATGTACCAGAAGCTGCAGTCTCCTCAGGTGAAG GAGCCCTTCACTCCGACAGAGGAGCACGTGCTGGTGGTGCGTCTCCTGGTCAAACATCTGCATGCGTTCTCCAACAGCCTGAAGCCTGAGCAGCTGTCCGCCTCCCCGTCGGCCCACTCCCACACTCACCCCAGCCCGCTGGAGGAGTTCAAGAG GGTGGTGGTGCAGCGTTTTGTGCAGCAGAAGTTGTACCTGTTCCTCCAGCACTGCTTCAGTTACTGGCCCCTGGACGCCTCCTTCAGAGCC GTGCTGGAAACGTGGCTCAGTTACATCCAACCTTGgcgatacacagaggagaagagCAACCCTCAGACAGACCCAAACCGAGCAGTACCTGACAAATG GGAGTTGTTTGTTCAGGAGAACCTGCTCATATACACAAAGCTCTTCCAGGTTTTCCTGAACCGAGCAATAAGAACCGATCTGGTTAATGCAAAAAATGCGCTGATGGTTTTCCGGGTGTCCAAAGTGTTTGCTCAGCAGAACCTTACGGAGATGATCCAGAAAG GAGAGCAGTTATTTCTGGAGCCTGAGCACGTCCTCCACCACCGGCAGCCCCGCGGCTACCTGACGCCGAGTCAAGGAGGCAGCTACCTGTCGTCACGGCAACGGGTGGTGACCGACATGGTGTTCAGGGTGAAGAGCCACGTCTACGCGTTGGAGGGACAGGACTGTCAGTACAAACAGATGTTTGGCACcgagctcagaggagca ATCATGAAGTTGATCCAGATCATCGCACAGGCCAGACAAACAGCAAAGAGGATCTCTGATCATTCTAATGAGGTGGCGGCCAACAACTCGTTCCTGTCCTGGTTCGGCCTGGGCTCCTCTGATCTTAACAACACCTTCTTTGGGGCCGAAACAGAGGAGAGCGGGGAGTGTGTGAAGAAGACCCACGAGTTCCTGGACAGAGCTCTGGACAACCTGTGTCAAATCTTCAAG CTGAACCAGGGGCAGCTGACTCAGCTCATATCAAACCTATGTTCGGCTCAGGATGACGGCAACTGCAAACAGCTGCCAGACTGCGTTCAGGGGGAGAATGGCCTGATCCTGACTGACCTGGGCAGGAGGCAG ATCATAAATGGCCTGCGCAGGTTTGACATCCAGTATCAAGGAGACCCGGAGCTCCAGCCCATCCGGAGCTATGAGAACGCCCTGCTGGTCAGGCTGTTCTACAGGATCTCCTCTCTGCTCAATGACAGG TTTGGAGACCACATGAGCACGCTGTGCTCACGTCCAGACTTCCTGGGACGTCTGAGTCGTCACTACTTCACCGACCCGGCTTCTGGAACAAAGCAGAGGCAGAGCCCGGCATCACCGCGGACGCCGGGGAGCGACCGGCGGCCGCGGCTGAGCCTGCGCCCTCTGGCCAGCTACAGgaccatgctgctgctgctgctgctctacgTGCTGGGAGCCCTTCTGTCGCTTGGGCCCGTGTCCAGCACGGTGCTCATCCTCGGCGCCGGCTTTCTGTACGGACTCTTCATGGCCGTGTTTGGACACAAACTGAAGTCACACTAG
- the smpd4 gene encoding sphingomyelin phosphodiesterase 4 isoform X1 — MAAPTLQQPSYLLANLKADSTTKPLLQRCQDLVKIIDEYPAKELHLIFPWLVESVFGSLDGVIAGWNLRLLQSRSNEYNIVMEFLNPSGPMMKLVYKLQAEDYKYEIPVSYLPGPVKACIQEGVLPDCPLFHNKLQFPLSGLTLSLALNPFEYFMFSLAYCLITPKNSPPGQHGSSADSAYFVLVDTYLKYFLPSEGSVAPSPFDSRGSVSAPSPRSSGVSFAGYGVHSPSLLKHHIFHQPSVNADPSAQEIWRSETLLQMFVEIWLHHYSLEMYQKLQSPQVKLALLQYRLSMSSTPCQPHVPPGSGTLHTYQVLLPFHSPLALWGLLEEPFTPTEEHVLVVRLLVKHLHAFSNSLKPEQLSASPSAHSHTHPSPLEEFKRVVVQRFVQQKLYLFLQHCFSYWPLDASFRAVLETWLSYIQPWRYTEEKSNPQTDPNRAVPDKWELFVQENLLIYTKLFQVFLNRAIRTDLVNAKNALMVFRVSKVFAQQNLTEMIQKGEQLFLEPEHVLHHRQPRGYLTPSQGGSYLSSRQRVVTDMVFRVKSHVYALEGQDCQYKQMFGTELRGAIMKLIQIIAQARQTAKRISDHSNEVAANNSFLSWFGLGSSDLNNTFFGAETEESGECVKKTHEFLDRALDNLCQIFKLNQGQLTQLISNLCSAQDDGNCKQLPDCVQGENGLILTDLGRRQIINGLRRFDIQYQGDPELQPIRSYENALLVRLFYRISSLLNDRFGDHMSTLCSRPDFLGRLSRHYFTDPASGTKQRQSPASPRTPGSDRRPRLSLRPLASYRTMLLLLLLYVLGALLSLGPVSSTVLILGAGFLYGLFMAVFGHKLKSH; from the exons ATGGCTGCGCCAACGCTGCAACAGCCCAGTTACCTGCTG GCAAACCTTAAAGCTGATTCTACAACCAAACCTCTCCTCCAGCGATGCCAAGACCTGGTAAAGATCATTGATGAATATCCAGCAAAG GAGTTGCACTTGATTTTCCCCTGGCTGGTGGAGAGCGTGTTTGGGAGTCTGGATGGCGTCATTGCTGGCTGGAACCTGCGACTCCTGCAATCACGGAGCAACGAGTACAACATTGTGATGGAGTTTCTGAACCCCAG TGGGCCGATGATGAAGCTTGTGTATAAACTACAAGCAGAAGACTACAAATATGAAATACCTGTCAGCTATCTGCCA GGTCCGGTGAAAGCGTGCATCCAGGAGGGGGTTCTGCCAGACTGCCCACTGTTCCACAACAAGCTGCAGTTTCCCCTGTCTGGTCTGACTCTGAGCCTCGCCCTCA ACCCATTTGAATACTTCATGTTCAGTCTTGCCTACTGTCTCATCACGCCAAAG AACTCACCCCCAGGCCAACATGGGAGCTCCGCAGACAGCGCCTACTTTGTGCTGGTGGACACCTACCTGAAGTACTTCCTCCCCTCTGAAGGAAGCGTGGCCCCTTCGCCTTTCGACTCGAGAGGCTCCGTCTCTGCACCGTCACCCAG ATCATCTGGTGTTTCTTTTGCTGGTTATGGCGTTCACAGCCCCAGTCTCCTGAAACACCACATTTTCCATCAGCCCTCGGTTAACGCAGACCCCTCAGCCCAGGAAATCTGGAGGTCTGAAACTTTATTACAG ATGTTTGTGGAGATCTGGCTGCATCACTACTCCTTGGAGATGTACCAGAAGCTGCAGTCTCCTCAGGTGAAG ctggcgctgctgcagtaCCGCCTCAGTATGTCCAGCACGCCGTGCCAGCCCCACGTCCCACCAGGCTCTGGGACCCTCCACACCTACCAAGTACTTTTACCTTTTCATTCCCCCCTGGCCCTGTGGGGCCTCCTGGAG GAGCCCTTCACTCCGACAGAGGAGCACGTGCTGGTGGTGCGTCTCCTGGTCAAACATCTGCATGCGTTCTCCAACAGCCTGAAGCCTGAGCAGCTGTCCGCCTCCCCGTCGGCCCACTCCCACACTCACCCCAGCCCGCTGGAGGAGTTCAAGAG GGTGGTGGTGCAGCGTTTTGTGCAGCAGAAGTTGTACCTGTTCCTCCAGCACTGCTTCAGTTACTGGCCCCTGGACGCCTCCTTCAGAGCC GTGCTGGAAACGTGGCTCAGTTACATCCAACCTTGgcgatacacagaggagaagagCAACCCTCAGACAGACCCAAACCGAGCAGTACCTGACAAATG GGAGTTGTTTGTTCAGGAGAACCTGCTCATATACACAAAGCTCTTCCAGGTTTTCCTGAACCGAGCAATAAGAACCGATCTGGTTAATGCAAAAAATGCGCTGATGGTTTTCCGGGTGTCCAAAGTGTTTGCTCAGCAGAACCTTACGGAGATGATCCAGAAAG GAGAGCAGTTATTTCTGGAGCCTGAGCACGTCCTCCACCACCGGCAGCCCCGCGGCTACCTGACGCCGAGTCAAGGAGGCAGCTACCTGTCGTCACGGCAACGGGTGGTGACCGACATGGTGTTCAGGGTGAAGAGCCACGTCTACGCGTTGGAGGGACAGGACTGTCAGTACAAACAGATGTTTGGCACcgagctcagaggagca ATCATGAAGTTGATCCAGATCATCGCACAGGCCAGACAAACAGCAAAGAGGATCTCTGATCATTCTAATGAGGTGGCGGCCAACAACTCGTTCCTGTCCTGGTTCGGCCTGGGCTCCTCTGATCTTAACAACACCTTCTTTGGGGCCGAAACAGAGGAGAGCGGGGAGTGTGTGAAGAAGACCCACGAGTTCCTGGACAGAGCTCTGGACAACCTGTGTCAAATCTTCAAG CTGAACCAGGGGCAGCTGACTCAGCTCATATCAAACCTATGTTCGGCTCAGGATGACGGCAACTGCAAACAGCTGCCAGACTGCGTTCAGGGGGAGAATGGCCTGATCCTGACTGACCTGGGCAGGAGGCAG ATCATAAATGGCCTGCGCAGGTTTGACATCCAGTATCAAGGAGACCCGGAGCTCCAGCCCATCCGGAGCTATGAGAACGCCCTGCTGGTCAGGCTGTTCTACAGGATCTCCTCTCTGCTCAATGACAGG TTTGGAGACCACATGAGCACGCTGTGCTCACGTCCAGACTTCCTGGGACGTCTGAGTCGTCACTACTTCACCGACCCGGCTTCTGGAACAAAGCAGAGGCAGAGCCCGGCATCACCGCGGACGCCGGGGAGCGACCGGCGGCCGCGGCTGAGCCTGCGCCCTCTGGCCAGCTACAGgaccatgctgctgctgctgctgctctacgTGCTGGGAGCCCTTCTGTCGCTTGGGCCCGTGTCCAGCACGGTGCTCATCCTCGGCGCCGGCTTTCTGTACGGACTCTTCATGGCCGTGTTTGGACACAAACTGAAGTCACACTAG
- the smpd4 gene encoding sphingomyelin phosphodiesterase 4 isoform X6, with product MAAPTLQQPSYLLANLKADSTTKPLLQRCQDLVKIIDEYPAKELHLIFPWLVESVFGSLDGVIAGWNLRLLQSRSNEYNIVMEFLNPSGPMMKLVYKLQAEDYKYEIPVSYLPGPVKACIQEGVLPDCPLFHNKLQFPLSGLTLSLALNPFEYFMFSLAYCLITPKNSPPGQHGSSADSAYFVLVDTYLKYFLPSEGSVAPSPFDSRGSVSAPSPRSSGVSFAGYGVHSPSLLKHHIFHQPSVNADPSAQEIWRSETLLQMFVEIWLHHYSLEMYQKLQSPQEPFTPTEEHVLVVRLLVKHLHAFSNSLKPEQLSASPSAHSHTHPSPLEEFKRVVVQRFVQQKLYLFLQHCFSYWPLDASFRAVLETWLSYIQPWRYTEEKSNPQTDPNRAVPDKWELFVQENLLIYTKLFQVFLNRAIRTDLVNAKNALMVFRVSKVFAQQNLTEMIQKGEQLFLEPEHVLHHRQPRGYLTPSQGGSYLSSRQRVVTDMVFRVKSHVYALEGQDCQYKQMFGTELRGAIMKLIQIIAQARQTAKRISDHSNEVAANNSFLSWFGLGSSDLNNTFFGAETEESGECVKKTHEFLDRALDNLCQIFKLNQGQLTQLISNLCSAQDDGNCKQLPDCVQGENGLILTDLGRRQIINGLRRFDIQYQGDPELQPIRSYENALLVRLFYRISSLLNDRFGDHMSTLCSRPDFLGRLSRHYFTDPASGTKQRQSPASPRTPGSDRRPRLSLRPLASYRTMLLLLLLYVLGALLSLGPVSSTVLILGAGFLYGLFMAVFGHKLKSH from the exons ATGGCTGCGCCAACGCTGCAACAGCCCAGTTACCTGCTG GCAAACCTTAAAGCTGATTCTACAACCAAACCTCTCCTCCAGCGATGCCAAGACCTGGTAAAGATCATTGATGAATATCCAGCAAAG GAGTTGCACTTGATTTTCCCCTGGCTGGTGGAGAGCGTGTTTGGGAGTCTGGATGGCGTCATTGCTGGCTGGAACCTGCGACTCCTGCAATCACGGAGCAACGAGTACAACATTGTGATGGAGTTTCTGAACCCCAG TGGGCCGATGATGAAGCTTGTGTATAAACTACAAGCAGAAGACTACAAATATGAAATACCTGTCAGCTATCTGCCA GGTCCGGTGAAAGCGTGCATCCAGGAGGGGGTTCTGCCAGACTGCCCACTGTTCCACAACAAGCTGCAGTTTCCCCTGTCTGGTCTGACTCTGAGCCTCGCCCTCA ACCCATTTGAATACTTCATGTTCAGTCTTGCCTACTGTCTCATCACGCCAAAG AACTCACCCCCAGGCCAACATGGGAGCTCCGCAGACAGCGCCTACTTTGTGCTGGTGGACACCTACCTGAAGTACTTCCTCCCCTCTGAAGGAAGCGTGGCCCCTTCGCCTTTCGACTCGAGAGGCTCCGTCTCTGCACCGTCACCCAG ATCATCTGGTGTTTCTTTTGCTGGTTATGGCGTTCACAGCCCCAGTCTCCTGAAACACCACATTTTCCATCAGCCCTCGGTTAACGCAGACCCCTCAGCCCAGGAAATCTGGAGGTCTGAAACTTTATTACAG ATGTTTGTGGAGATCTGGCTGCATCACTACTCCTTGGAGATGTACCAGAAGCTGCAGTCTCCTCAG GAGCCCTTCACTCCGACAGAGGAGCACGTGCTGGTGGTGCGTCTCCTGGTCAAACATCTGCATGCGTTCTCCAACAGCCTGAAGCCTGAGCAGCTGTCCGCCTCCCCGTCGGCCCACTCCCACACTCACCCCAGCCCGCTGGAGGAGTTCAAGAG GGTGGTGGTGCAGCGTTTTGTGCAGCAGAAGTTGTACCTGTTCCTCCAGCACTGCTTCAGTTACTGGCCCCTGGACGCCTCCTTCAGAGCC GTGCTGGAAACGTGGCTCAGTTACATCCAACCTTGgcgatacacagaggagaagagCAACCCTCAGACAGACCCAAACCGAGCAGTACCTGACAAATG GGAGTTGTTTGTTCAGGAGAACCTGCTCATATACACAAAGCTCTTCCAGGTTTTCCTGAACCGAGCAATAAGAACCGATCTGGTTAATGCAAAAAATGCGCTGATGGTTTTCCGGGTGTCCAAAGTGTTTGCTCAGCAGAACCTTACGGAGATGATCCAGAAAG GAGAGCAGTTATTTCTGGAGCCTGAGCACGTCCTCCACCACCGGCAGCCCCGCGGCTACCTGACGCCGAGTCAAGGAGGCAGCTACCTGTCGTCACGGCAACGGGTGGTGACCGACATGGTGTTCAGGGTGAAGAGCCACGTCTACGCGTTGGAGGGACAGGACTGTCAGTACAAACAGATGTTTGGCACcgagctcagaggagca ATCATGAAGTTGATCCAGATCATCGCACAGGCCAGACAAACAGCAAAGAGGATCTCTGATCATTCTAATGAGGTGGCGGCCAACAACTCGTTCCTGTCCTGGTTCGGCCTGGGCTCCTCTGATCTTAACAACACCTTCTTTGGGGCCGAAACAGAGGAGAGCGGGGAGTGTGTGAAGAAGACCCACGAGTTCCTGGACAGAGCTCTGGACAACCTGTGTCAAATCTTCAAG CTGAACCAGGGGCAGCTGACTCAGCTCATATCAAACCTATGTTCGGCTCAGGATGACGGCAACTGCAAACAGCTGCCAGACTGCGTTCAGGGGGAGAATGGCCTGATCCTGACTGACCTGGGCAGGAGGCAG ATCATAAATGGCCTGCGCAGGTTTGACATCCAGTATCAAGGAGACCCGGAGCTCCAGCCCATCCGGAGCTATGAGAACGCCCTGCTGGTCAGGCTGTTCTACAGGATCTCCTCTCTGCTCAATGACAGG TTTGGAGACCACATGAGCACGCTGTGCTCACGTCCAGACTTCCTGGGACGTCTGAGTCGTCACTACTTCACCGACCCGGCTTCTGGAACAAAGCAGAGGCAGAGCCCGGCATCACCGCGGACGCCGGGGAGCGACCGGCGGCCGCGGCTGAGCCTGCGCCCTCTGGCCAGCTACAGgaccatgctgctgctgctgctgctctacgTGCTGGGAGCCCTTCTGTCGCTTGGGCCCGTGTCCAGCACGGTGCTCATCCTCGGCGCCGGCTTTCTGTACGGACTCTTCATGGCCGTGTTTGGACACAAACTGAAGTCACACTAG
- the smpd4 gene encoding sphingomyelin phosphodiesterase 4 isoform X4, with protein sequence MAAPTLQQPSYLLANLKADSTTKPLLQRCQDLVKIIDEYPAKELHLIFPWLVESVFGSLDGVIAGWNLRLLQSRSNEYNIVMEFLNPSGPMMKLVYKLQAEDYKYEIPVSYLPGPVKACIQEGVLPDCPLFHNKLQFPLSGLTLSLALNPFEYFMFSLAYCLITPKNSPPGQHGSSADSAYFVLVDTYLKYFLPSEGSVAPSPFDSRGSVSAPSPRSSGVSFAGYGVHSPSLLKHHIFHQPSVNADPSAQEIWRSETLLQMFVEIWLHHYSLEMYQKLQSPQLALLQYRLSMSSTPCQPHVPPGSGTLHTYQEPFTPTEEHVLVVRLLVKHLHAFSNSLKPEQLSASPSAHSHTHPSPLEEFKRVVVQRFVQQKLYLFLQHCFSYWPLDASFRAVLETWLSYIQPWRYTEEKSNPQTDPNRAVPDKWELFVQENLLIYTKLFQVFLNRAIRTDLVNAKNALMVFRVSKVFAQQNLTEMIQKGEQLFLEPEHVLHHRQPRGYLTPSQGGSYLSSRQRVVTDMVFRVKSHVYALEGQDCQYKQMFGTELRGAIMKLIQIIAQARQTAKRISDHSNEVAANNSFLSWFGLGSSDLNNTFFGAETEESGECVKKTHEFLDRALDNLCQIFKLNQGQLTQLISNLCSAQDDGNCKQLPDCVQGENGLILTDLGRRQIINGLRRFDIQYQGDPELQPIRSYENALLVRLFYRISSLLNDRFGDHMSTLCSRPDFLGRLSRHYFTDPASGTKQRQSPASPRTPGSDRRPRLSLRPLASYRTMLLLLLLYVLGALLSLGPVSSTVLILGAGFLYGLFMAVFGHKLKSH encoded by the exons ATGGCTGCGCCAACGCTGCAACAGCCCAGTTACCTGCTG GCAAACCTTAAAGCTGATTCTACAACCAAACCTCTCCTCCAGCGATGCCAAGACCTGGTAAAGATCATTGATGAATATCCAGCAAAG GAGTTGCACTTGATTTTCCCCTGGCTGGTGGAGAGCGTGTTTGGGAGTCTGGATGGCGTCATTGCTGGCTGGAACCTGCGACTCCTGCAATCACGGAGCAACGAGTACAACATTGTGATGGAGTTTCTGAACCCCAG TGGGCCGATGATGAAGCTTGTGTATAAACTACAAGCAGAAGACTACAAATATGAAATACCTGTCAGCTATCTGCCA GGTCCGGTGAAAGCGTGCATCCAGGAGGGGGTTCTGCCAGACTGCCCACTGTTCCACAACAAGCTGCAGTTTCCCCTGTCTGGTCTGACTCTGAGCCTCGCCCTCA ACCCATTTGAATACTTCATGTTCAGTCTTGCCTACTGTCTCATCACGCCAAAG AACTCACCCCCAGGCCAACATGGGAGCTCCGCAGACAGCGCCTACTTTGTGCTGGTGGACACCTACCTGAAGTACTTCCTCCCCTCTGAAGGAAGCGTGGCCCCTTCGCCTTTCGACTCGAGAGGCTCCGTCTCTGCACCGTCACCCAG ATCATCTGGTGTTTCTTTTGCTGGTTATGGCGTTCACAGCCCCAGTCTCCTGAAACACCACATTTTCCATCAGCCCTCGGTTAACGCAGACCCCTCAGCCCAGGAAATCTGGAGGTCTGAAACTTTATTACAG ATGTTTGTGGAGATCTGGCTGCATCACTACTCCTTGGAGATGTACCAGAAGCTGCAGTCTCCTCAG ctggcgctgctgcagtaCCGCCTCAGTATGTCCAGCACGCCGTGCCAGCCCCACGTCCCACCAGGCTCTGGGACCCTCCACACCTACCAA GAGCCCTTCACTCCGACAGAGGAGCACGTGCTGGTGGTGCGTCTCCTGGTCAAACATCTGCATGCGTTCTCCAACAGCCTGAAGCCTGAGCAGCTGTCCGCCTCCCCGTCGGCCCACTCCCACACTCACCCCAGCCCGCTGGAGGAGTTCAAGAG GGTGGTGGTGCAGCGTTTTGTGCAGCAGAAGTTGTACCTGTTCCTCCAGCACTGCTTCAGTTACTGGCCCCTGGACGCCTCCTTCAGAGCC GTGCTGGAAACGTGGCTCAGTTACATCCAACCTTGgcgatacacagaggagaagagCAACCCTCAGACAGACCCAAACCGAGCAGTACCTGACAAATG GGAGTTGTTTGTTCAGGAGAACCTGCTCATATACACAAAGCTCTTCCAGGTTTTCCTGAACCGAGCAATAAGAACCGATCTGGTTAATGCAAAAAATGCGCTGATGGTTTTCCGGGTGTCCAAAGTGTTTGCTCAGCAGAACCTTACGGAGATGATCCAGAAAG GAGAGCAGTTATTTCTGGAGCCTGAGCACGTCCTCCACCACCGGCAGCCCCGCGGCTACCTGACGCCGAGTCAAGGAGGCAGCTACCTGTCGTCACGGCAACGGGTGGTGACCGACATGGTGTTCAGGGTGAAGAGCCACGTCTACGCGTTGGAGGGACAGGACTGTCAGTACAAACAGATGTTTGGCACcgagctcagaggagca ATCATGAAGTTGATCCAGATCATCGCACAGGCCAGACAAACAGCAAAGAGGATCTCTGATCATTCTAATGAGGTGGCGGCCAACAACTCGTTCCTGTCCTGGTTCGGCCTGGGCTCCTCTGATCTTAACAACACCTTCTTTGGGGCCGAAACAGAGGAGAGCGGGGAGTGTGTGAAGAAGACCCACGAGTTCCTGGACAGAGCTCTGGACAACCTGTGTCAAATCTTCAAG CTGAACCAGGGGCAGCTGACTCAGCTCATATCAAACCTATGTTCGGCTCAGGATGACGGCAACTGCAAACAGCTGCCAGACTGCGTTCAGGGGGAGAATGGCCTGATCCTGACTGACCTGGGCAGGAGGCAG ATCATAAATGGCCTGCGCAGGTTTGACATCCAGTATCAAGGAGACCCGGAGCTCCAGCCCATCCGGAGCTATGAGAACGCCCTGCTGGTCAGGCTGTTCTACAGGATCTCCTCTCTGCTCAATGACAGG TTTGGAGACCACATGAGCACGCTGTGCTCACGTCCAGACTTCCTGGGACGTCTGAGTCGTCACTACTTCACCGACCCGGCTTCTGGAACAAAGCAGAGGCAGAGCCCGGCATCACCGCGGACGCCGGGGAGCGACCGGCGGCCGCGGCTGAGCCTGCGCCCTCTGGCCAGCTACAGgaccatgctgctgctgctgctgctctacgTGCTGGGAGCCCTTCTGTCGCTTGGGCCCGTGTCCAGCACGGTGCTCATCCTCGGCGCCGGCTTTCTGTACGGACTCTTCATGGCCGTGTTTGGACACAAACTGAAGTCACACTAG